ATCTTTTAGATTTAAATAACATATAGCCTCCTTTAATTTAAACTGGTGACAATAACTTCTCTAATGAAAAAATTAATATATCTATTTGTTCTTCCACTTGAGTAACATTGGTACCCAAGTTGAAAGTGTCTAATATTAATCCATTAAAAAATGAGATAATATATTGTGAGATTGATTTAGATGACATATTTGCTTTAAAATGTCCATCTTTTATTCCATCGTCGATAAATTTTTCCATTGAAGAAATTAGTCTATTGTATCTATCTAGTATAAAATGATTATTTTTATTTTTTTCTTTTCGATAGTTAGTTAAAAAATATTCAGATTTACTTAGTAAAAATCCGCTGTCATTATTTAGGATATTTCTTTGTTGAAATCTAATCCAATCCAACAACTGGTCCCAAAATAATAAGTCTTTCTTACTTTCAAAGTATTCTACATCCTTCTCATCTTCTAGCTTTAGAATTTCCTCAAATACGTGTTCAATGTTGTCAAAATAAGCATATAATCCTCCTCGCGATATTCCCGCTTCTAGAATTATATCTTGCATAGTTGAATTTACAAATCCCTTTTTTATAAATACATTCTTTGCAGATTGAAGTATTGCGAGCTTTCTATTTCTTTTATATTGTTCATTTACTCTAGGGGACATATTTTACGCTCCTTATATTATAATAAATAAAATAGACACTAGTGTCGTTTTTATTATTATAAACGATACTAGTGTCTAAATCAATATTTTTATTGGCTCTATAATTTATAGTATTGTTGAAGAAATATTGGTTTCTTTGCTGGCATTATTTTCTTTTAAATAAATAAAGACATAGTGACCAATTTCCTTTATAATTTAATCACCACAACCAAAAATAAGGAGGCCACTATGTCTATAAGTTATTATATCTTAAATTTATTAGATTTAAAAGATGAAAATATCGAGAATTTTGAAAAGGTCGAGAAGATTAAAAAGAAGAATATCACTTACAATTTGATTTTTGGAAGGCTTACCTATAATGCTTCTGTTTGTCCCGTTTGTGGTAATGTGCATAGCCCAAGCATTATTAAACACGGCACTAAGTCTTCTGACATTAAACTTCTTCCTTTTAACGGCGAACCTACTTTCTAGAGACTTAAAAAGCAGAGATTTTATGTAAGGAATGTAATTCTAATACCAAAAGATACATTAAATGTAAAAAATATCAGACAGCTGACGCTGCCTGACGTTAATAGTTTGTCATTAATTTATATACCAACACTATTTAACAAATAACTATCTTTTATTAATGTTATTTGCATTGTTTTTTTCATTTATCAAGCGTAGGCAAGCCTGGTACGGAGATTCAGAATCATTCGGGACAACATCTGGTAAAGTTCCAAATTCTACATTACTTGAACCATCTTCATTTATTCCATATCCCATTCTATAAAAAAAGACTAATCCCGAATGAGGCAAAGCTGTCATCATTGGTGTTCCGCCATTGTATCCATCTCCGCCTGTTTGATAGCCCACTAAAGTTGCAAATCCAGTGCGTTTTGCAAACTGTGCGAATGCTTCTATGGAAGAAAAAGTATTAGAATCTATCAAAAGATAAATATCTCCTGAAAACGTCTTTTTCTCAAAAAGTGGTTGGACACTTATTTCACTTTCTACATAGCCACCAAATTGCTGTGCATCTTCAATATTTAAATTTGGATATTCTTTGAAATTTATTTCCTCAATAACTTCATCACCCAAGTTCTGATAATAGTTTTTTACCCAGTCATCATTTTTTATAAAGACTTTAGTATGGAAAGTCTTAACCTCATCTATATTTGGAGATACAATATTATTCATCCAATAAAAATCTCCGCTATCATTTGCATGACATCTAATAATCAAGTCTTTATAGCCTTCTCTTTCAAGTTTTTTTAAATAATTCAATAAATATTGCGAATCTCTTTTTATATTTTTCACAGAAGGATAAAACACTTCAAGAAAGGCTGTTGTTTCATCAATAGTATCAGTTTTAATGTTTGAACTTATATTCCACGATAAAATCCTTTGAAAAATATGTATTGGCATTCCTTTTCTCATATATCCATAACTTTCCAAGGCTTGCTCATTCTCAAGAGCTTGACGTTGGTATGTTAAATTGTAATCTTCCAGAAGTTCGTCATCTATATCTAACACATATTTAAGCCTGAAAAATGTATTTGCATCAAAAACTATTAAATGTCCAATATAATTCATTTCTTTTATTGCTTCATTAATTATTTGATAGAATAATTTAACATCAATCGAGCTTCTGTCTTCAATTTTTTTTCGATATATTCTTTTAACCTCTCCAATATCAATCCCTAGTTTTCTTTCTGCTACACCAAAATATGGATACCTGGCCTCTAATGTCTCCCATAAAAAATCATAATCTTCAAGGGCTTTTTCTTTTGTAAATTCTCTCACTGTCGGTGGTGGATTTAAATGCTTGTATATCGGTATTAGTAGATTAAAATAAAAATATAGGCAATAAAAATCAAAAAAACCATCGTAAATATTTTCTTTAGTTTTGCTTTGATACCTATCTCCCCTTTACATTTATACTTTTATGATAAAGAATATATATTCTAATTATAGTATTCTTTAAGCATTTTTGCCAGTTTTCTAAACTCTTCAAATACATGTGTTACAGGTTTAATTTTATGTGTATACTAAACATTTATATATATATGCAAGACATAGAGGGCGACCAAACGGTCGCCCTCGCAATTTCTTTGATATATGAAACGGGAATAAATCTTACACATTATTTATTTATCATGGTTTCCGACCCATCTTTTTCGGTTATATAGATTGTAGATGGCAGTTTATCAAGACTGTCACCTATAATAAAGAGTGAGCCTCCATCAGAAAGATTGTATTTATAAACATAACGCCCACTTCCAATATCTTCGTGCGGAAACTGATCAAAATCTTCCCACGATAATTTATCAGTTCCTTTGATCTCTCCAATGACGGCAATATATGTTCTAGATAGTGTATTCATAAAAACCATCGTTCCGAATATTAATACAATTAAGACTGTCACTAACAGAAACCATCTCAGTTTTATCCTCTTGTTCATCGCTCTTCCCCTCTTTCCGATTTCGTAATGACATAATTGTTCTACTTTCTACACTTTACTACATTCTCTCCAGCCTTGCTATCGCCTCGATGTGCCCTGTCCATGGGAATAAATCAAAGGGTACTACTTCTCCAATTCCCCATCCACTTTCTTGAAAGCGAGATAAGTCTCTTATGAGAGTTACTGGATCACAGCTGACGTAGACGACTTTTTCTACTTTTGATTCGGTAAGTGCATGGATTAATTTTTCATCGAGTCCAGCTCTGGGTGGGTCGACAAATACACCTTTGGGATTATACTTTTTTAAAATTTCATCGGGGCGTTCTTCGGCTTTTTCTGCAAAAAATCGTGTGTTTGTCATTCCGTTTAATTTTGCGTTTTCCTTTGCCCTTTGGATGGCTTCTTTTTGAATTTCAATACCAATTACATTGGCACCACGTTTCGCTGCTTGTAACGCGATCGATCCAACACCGCAGTATAAGTCTAGAATCGTTTCATTTTCTTGGATATCCATTTTTTCTATAGCTTCTGTAAACAGTTCTTCTGAAATTAGTATTTTTTCTTCTATATTTTTCATTTTCTGTTTTCCTTTCTTTCTGTTTTTAGGCAAAGAAAAAAACAGTAAACCTTTTTTGATTTACTGTTTTTCACTTATTACATTATTTAATTGTCATATAAATTTATAGCAGGAATATAATCTAAATAATTATCTTTTAATTTTTGAATTCATACCAATATCACTCCTCAATAGGAGGGTACTTGCACTTACCATCATAAGGAAATTCTAATGTATCAGCTAAGGATTCTAGGCGATAATTTTTAGCCTGGGTGGTGAAGAGCTTAAAGTAGAGGCTGTCCCTTCGTTTCATGAGGTTCTCATGACTGTCAAAGGCTTCCATCTGTCCCTGATTGATCAGGAGGATGCGGTCACAGAACACGGAGGAGGACATGCGGTGGCTGATGTAGATGGCGGTTTTATCCTTGACCAGGTTGTTGAACTGCTCATAGATTTCCGCCTCCGCCAGGGGATCTAAGGCGCTGGTGGGCTCATCGAGAATGACCAGGTCCGCCTTTTTATAGAGGGCTCGAACGATGGCCACCTTCTGCAGCTGTCCACCGGAGATCTCCACCCCTTCCTCATGGAAACTCTTGCCTAGGTAAGTATCTAAGCCATGGGGCAATTCCTTGAGCTTCTCGGCCAAGCCAACCTGGCGAAAGAGCTCCTCCGCTTCCTGACGCTTGGACTGATTTTGATAATCTTCTCCCAGAATGTTTTCCGCCAGGGTGAAGTTCAGCATCTGGAAATCCTGGAAGATGGCGGAGATTCGATTCATGTAGCTGCTATAGTCATAGTCCTCGATGTTGTGCCCATTGATGAGGATCTCCCCTTCCGTCACGGGGAAGAATCGGCAGATTAGTTTGATCAGGGTACTCTTGCCGGCGCCGTTGAGACCCACCACGGAAATCTTTTCCCCGGCATTGATTTCAAAGGATAAATTCTTTAAAATCATCGCCTCTGTCTTGGGGTAGGCAAAGCTGACGTTCCTAAACTCCAGCTTCTCAAATTCCCCTAGGGGCAGGCTGCCGCTCTGGCGATCCTCCGGCAGAGCCAGGAAGGTTTCAATGGGCTCGATGAAGTGGATCTGGTTGCTGATGTCCAGGATGTTCTCCAGACCCGCTTTGAAATGGGTGGAGAAATTCACGGCCGATCCCGTATACAGGCTGAAATCACCCATGGAGATGAGGGATCCTGCCACTTGGCCCAACACCCGGGCACCGGCATAGAGGATGATGCCGCCGCTGATGAAGTAGTTGATAAGGTGGGACAAGCTGGTATAGATCCCCTGAAGGCCGTTCATTTTGATGAAGT
The sequence above is a segment of the Peptoniphilaceae bacterium AMB_02 genome. Coding sequences within it:
- a CDS encoding TetR family transcriptional regulator, with the translated sequence MSPRVNEQYKRNRKLAILQSAKNVFIKKGFVNSTMQDIILEAGISRGGLYAYFDNIEHVFEEILKLEDEKDVEYFESKKDLLFWDQLLDWIRFQQRNILNNDSGFLLSKSEYFLTNYRKEKNKNNHFILDRYNRLISSMEKFIDDGIKDGHFKANMSSKSISQYIISFFNGLILDTFNLGTNVTQVEEQIDILIFSLEKLLSPV
- a CDS encoding S41 family peptidase; translated protein: MREFTKEKALEDYDFLWETLEARYPYFGVAERKLGIDIGEVKRIYRKKIEDRSSIDVKLFYQIINEAIKEMNYIGHLIVFDANTFFRLKYVLDIDDELLEDYNLTYQRQALENEQALESYGYMRKGMPIHIFQRILSWNISSNIKTDTIDETTAFLEVFYPSVKNIKRDSQYLLNYLKKLEREGYKDLIIRCHANDSGDFYWMNNIVSPNIDEVKTFHTKVFIKNDDWVKNYYQNLGDEVIEEINFKEYPNLNIEDAQQFGGYVESEISVQPLFEKKTFSGDIYLLIDSNTFSSIEAFAQFAKRTGFATLVGYQTGGDGYNGGTPMMTALPHSGLVFFYRMGYGINEDGSSNVEFGTLPDVVPNDSESPYQACLRLINEKNNANNINKR
- a CDS encoding methyltransferase domain-containing protein, with translation MPKNRKKGKQKMKNIEEKILISEELFTEAIEKMDIQENETILDLYCGVGSIALQAAKRGANVIGIEIQKEAIQRAKENAKLNGMTNTRFFAEKAEERPDEILKKYNPKGVFVDPPRAGLDEKLIHALTESKVEKVVYVSCDPVTLIRDLSRFQESGWGIGEVVPFDLFPWTGHIEAIARLERM
- a CDS encoding ABC transporter ATP-binding protein, with translation MKKFKMVWSFLKRMGRLDKLYLIAVVGQTLLISLRTLVALYIPKVLIDGVHNQWPVERLLLVLGVIVVALGLLRLLENAVRRGVTLGNERVNLLVQRLFSEKMMSLPYHYLEDPDYLEMKEAAMMGMNIGAVDRLMNNITGILQHGFILIGLSLLLFRLNPLLLVGAFVLQIFISLLVIRQAQLFRTTLESILPINRKLNYYMSTVHEIVTQKDVRLYDMSNMLAGNILVYNRTMMHDFIKMNGLQGIYTSLSHLINYFISGGIILYAGARVLGQVAGSLISMGDFSLYTGSAVNFSTHFKAGLENILDISNQIHFIEPIETFLALPEDRQSGSLPLGEFEKLEFRNVSFAYPKTEAMILKNLSFEINAGEKISVVGLNGAGKSTLIKLICRFFPVTEGEILINGHNIEDYDYSSYMNRISAIFQDFQMLNFTLAENILGEDYQNQSKRQEAEELFRQVGLAEKLKELPHGLDTYLGKSFHEEGVEISGGQLQKVAIVRALYKKADLVILDEPTSALDPLAEAEIYEQFNNLVKDKTAIYISHRMSSSVFCDRILLINQGQMEAFDSHENLMKRRDSLYFKLFTTQAKNYRLESLADTLEFPYDGKCKYPPIEE